The sequence GGCGGGTGGCGATCAGGCCGCGCAGGTAGTCGGAGAACTCCTCGCTGGCCCGCACCGCGAGCCGGGCGGTCTCCTCGGACGGGTTCAGCTCGAACATGCCGGTGATGGCCGCCGACCACGGACGCAGCAGGGCGCGGTCGGCGGGCGGCACCCCCAGCATCTCGGCGATGACCGCGACCGGCAGCGGCTCGGCGACGCGGGCCAGCAGGTCGCCGCCGCCGTCCGCGCGCAGGGCGGCTATCAGCTCGGCGGCGAGCCGGTGCACGGTCGGCGCGAGGTCGTCCACCATCCGCGGGGTGAACGCCTTGGCGACGAGGCGGCGGATACGGGTGTGCACGGGCGCTTCGAGGTCCAGCATCCCGTTGCCGTTGAGGGTGGTGAACGGTTCGTGCGCGGGCGGCGGCGCCTGGCGGCCGAACTCCTCGTGGCTGAAGCGGTGCAGGTAGGTGCGGCCGAGCCGGCGGTCCCGCAGCAGGGCGCTGACGTCGTCGTAGTGCGGGACGAGCCACTGGTCGGTGGGGTCGAAGCGGTGCGCGCGACCGGCCGCCCGCAGGGCCGCGTAGGCGGGGTAGGGGTCCTGGACGAAGGAGGGTGACCAGGGCGCGAACAGGGCGGTGGCGGGAGCGGTGGCCTCGGCGGGCGGGGACGTGGCCGGGGACGCGGGAGAGGACGGCGAGGGCGAGGGCTGAAGTGTCATGGCAGTTCGATGAGTCCGTGTTCGCGCAGGTAGTCGAGTTGGGCACGGACCGACAGCTCGGCGGCGGGCCAGAGCGCGCGGTCGACGTCGGCGTAGACGTGGGCGACCACGTCGGCAGGGGTGCGCAGGCCGGACTCGACGGCGGTCTCGACCTGGGCCAGGCGGTGCGCGCGGTGGGCGAGGTAGAACTCGACGGCGCCGCGCGCGTCGTCGAGCACCGGGCCGTGGCCGGGCAGCACCGTGGACACCTCGGCGTCCACGGTGAGGGACTGGAGCCGGCGCAGGGAGTCCAGGTAGTCGCCGAGGCGGCCGTCGGGGTGGGCGACCACGGTGGTGCCGCGCCCCAGCACGGTGTCGCCGGTGAGCACCGCCCGGTCGGCCGGCAGGTGGAAGGAGAGCGAGTCGGCGGTGTGGCCGGGGGTGGCGATCACCCGCAGTTCCAGGCCGCCGGTGGTCACGGTGTCGCCCGCGGCCAGTCCCTCGTCGCCCAGCCGCAGCGCCGGGTCGAGGGCGCGGACCGGGGTGCGGGTCAGCTCCGCGAAGCGGGCGGCGCCTTCCGCGTGGTCCGGGTGGCCGTGGGTGAGCAGGGTCAGCGCGATCCGCCGGCCGTGCTGCTCGGCGGTGGCGATCACCCGGGCCAGGTGCTCCTCGTCCAGCGGACCGGGGTCGATGACGACCGCCAGCGGGGAGTTCGGCTCGGCGACGATCCAGGTGTTGGTGCCGTCGAGCGTCATCGGCGACGGGTTGGGCGCCAGGACGCACAGCGCGCGGGCGGTGGCGGCGCCGCCGACGGTGGGCTGCGGGCGGCCCGGCGGCTGGGCGGCGGTCACGGCTGCTCCCGGCTGAACTCGTCGTGGCCGGGCCAGGTCAGGACGACCCGGCCGTCGTCGTCCAGGGACGCCCGCGCGATCACCGGGGTCAGGTCCCGGTCGGCCGCCGCGGCCAGGGCGTCGGCCGCGCGTCCGTACGGCAGCAGCGAGCGGAGGGTGGCGAGGGTGGGCGGGAGCATCGCCATCTCGCCGCGGGCATGGCCCTCGACCGCCGCGGCCGGGCGCAGCCAGACGGTGTGGTCGGCCTCGCCGGAGACGTCGCGGGTGCGCTGGCCTGATGGCAGGAGGGCCAGGAAGAACCAGGTGTCGTAGCGCCGCCGTTCGAACTCCGGGGTGATCCAGCGCGCCCACGGGGTGAGCAGGTCCGAGCGCAGCACCAGGTCGCGGGCGGCCAGGAAGTCGGCGAAGGCGAGGTCGTGGGCGACCAGGGCGGCGCGGTCGGCCTCCCACCGCGGCCCGGTGGTGTCGGCGACCACGCTCTCGCCGTCGGGCCCGGCCAGCAGCACCCCGGCCTCCTCGAAGGTCTCGCGGACCGCCGCGCAGACCACCGCCTGCGCCTGGCCCGCGGGCACGCCGAGCGTGCGCGCCCACCACTCCAGCGGCGGTCCGGCCCACCGCACCGGCCGCTCGTCCCGCGGGTCGACCCCGCCGCCGGGGTACGCGTACGCACCCGCGGCGAAGGCCATGGACGCGCGGCGGCGCAGCATGTGGACGGCGGGGCCGCCGCTCTCCCCCGCGGACGCGCCGCCCGCCTCGCCGGCACGGGTGCCGCCCGCCTCGGGGTCGCGCAGCAGCAGCACGGTCGCGGCGGGTCGCGCGTCGACCGG comes from Streptomyces sp. NBC_00448 and encodes:
- a CDS encoding cytochrome P450; translation: MTLQPSPSPSSPASPATSPPAEATAPATALFAPWSPSFVQDPYPAYAALRAAGRAHRFDPTDQWLVPHYDDVSALLRDRRLGRTYLHRFSHEEFGRQAPPPAHEPFTTLNGNGMLDLEAPVHTRIRRLVAKAFTPRMVDDLAPTVHRLAAELIAALRADGGGDLLARVAEPLPVAVIAEMLGVPPADRALLRPWSAAITGMFELNPSEETARLAVRASEEFSDYLRGLIATRRRAPGEDLISALIAAHDDGDVLSEQEMISTCVLLLNAGHEATVNTTTLGWLQLFRHPDQLRLLSDATAGTSAGASAGDELLGGAVEEMLRYDTPLQLFERWVLDDIEIGGTTIPRGSEVALLFGSANRDPARFPDPDRFDITRPAAGNKHVTFGAGIHFCLGAPLARLELTASFGTFLREAPGMRLVEEPAWRPGYVIRGPEQLLVTW
- a CDS encoding MBL fold metallo-hydrolase — protein: MTAAQPPGRPQPTVGGAATARALCVLAPNPSPMTLDGTNTWIVAEPNSPLAVVIDPGPLDEEHLARVIATAEQHGRRIALTLLTHGHPDHAEGAARFAELTRTPVRALDPALRLGDEGLAAGDTVTTGGLELRVIATPGHTADSLSFHLPADRAVLTGDTVLGRGTTVVAHPDGRLGDYLDSLRRLQSLTVDAEVSTVLPGHGPVLDDARGAVEFYLAHRAHRLAQVETAVESGLRTPADVVAHVYADVDRALWPAAELSVRAQLDYLREHGLIELP
- a CDS encoding NUDIX hydrolase, with the translated sequence MSSMNGASSTADWAERVRALARGELVPVDARPAATVLLLRDPEAGGTRAGEAGGASAGESGGPAVHMLRRRASMAFAAGAYAYPGGGVDPRDERPVRWAGPPLEWWARTLGVPAGQAQAVVCAAVRETFEEAGVLLAGPDGESVVADTTGPRWEADRAALVAHDLAFADFLAARDLVLRSDLLTPWARWITPEFERRRYDTWFFLALLPSGQRTRDVSGEADHTVWLRPAAAVEGHARGEMAMLPPTLATLRSLLPYGRAADALAAAADRDLTPVIARASLDDDGRVVLTWPGHDEFSREQP